The Hyphomicrobiales bacterium genome has a window encoding:
- the narY gene encoding nitrate reductase Z subunit beta, with protein sequence MKVRAQIAMVLNLDKCIGCHTCSVTCKNVWTNREGMEYAWFNNVETKPGIGYPKQWENQDKWNGGWRRRKDGRIEPRIGSKWRVLAKIFANPDLPEIDDYYEPFDFDYGHLQKAPELQTFPTARPRSKITGERMEKIEWGPNWEEILGGEFSKRRLDVNFAGVQDEIYGQFENTFMMYLPRLCEHCLNPACVSACPSGAIYKREEDGVVLIDQDKCRGWRMCVSACPYKKIYYNWSSGKSEKCTLCYPRLEAGMPTVCSETCVGRIRYLGVILYDADRIEAAASTENEQDLYDEQLGIFLDPRDPAVIEAARREGVPEAWLEAARRSPVYKMAIEWKIAFPLHPEYRTLPMVWYVPPLSPITSAASAGKIGIDGEMPDVKSLRIPVKYLANLLTAGKEQPIVTGLERMLAMRAYMRAKTIDGVIDEKLARDVGLSAAQVEEMYRIMAIANYEDRFVIPTNHREMGIEDAYDLRGSCGFSFGNGCAGGTSGTNLFGSPKPAKTPMEVG encoded by the coding sequence ATGAAAGTCCGCGCTCAGATCGCGATGGTGCTGAACCTCGACAAGTGCATCGGCTGCCATACCTGCTCGGTGACCTGCAAGAACGTCTGGACCAATCGCGAAGGCATGGAATACGCCTGGTTCAACAACGTCGAGACCAAGCCAGGCATCGGCTATCCCAAGCAGTGGGAGAACCAGGACAAGTGGAACGGCGGCTGGCGCCGTCGCAAGGACGGCCGGATCGAGCCGCGGATCGGCTCGAAATGGCGGGTTCTCGCCAAGATCTTCGCCAATCCCGATCTGCCGGAGATCGACGACTATTACGAGCCGTTCGACTTCGACTACGGCCACCTTCAGAAGGCGCCCGAGCTTCAGACCTTCCCCACCGCCCGCCCGCGCTCGAAGATCACCGGCGAGCGCATGGAGAAGATCGAGTGGGGGCCAAACTGGGAGGAGATCCTCGGCGGCGAGTTTTCGAAGCGCAGGCTCGACGTGAACTTCGCCGGCGTCCAGGACGAGATCTACGGCCAGTTCGAAAACACCTTCATGATGTATCTGCCGAGGCTGTGCGAGCATTGCCTCAACCCGGCCTGCGTCTCGGCCTGCCCCTCGGGCGCGATCTACAAGCGCGAGGAGGACGGCGTCGTCCTGATCGACCAGGATAAGTGCCGCGGCTGGCGCATGTGCGTCTCGGCCTGCCCCTACAAGAAGATCTACTACAACTGGTCTTCCGGTAAGTCGGAGAAATGCACGCTCTGCTATCCGCGCCTGGAGGCCGGTATGCCGACGGTGTGTTCCGAGACTTGCGTCGGCCGCATCCGCTATCTCGGCGTGATCCTCTACGACGCCGACCGGATCGAGGCTGCCGCCTCGACCGAGAACGAGCAAGACCTCTACGACGAGCAGCTCGGCATCTTCCTCGACCCGCGCGACCCGGCGGTGATCGAGGCGGCCCGGCGCGAGGGCGTGCCCGAAGCCTGGCTGGAAGCCGCCAGGCGCTCGCCGGTCTACAAGATGGCGATCGAGTGGAAAATCGCCTTCCCGCTTCATCCCGAATACCGGACGCTGCCGATGGTCTGGTACGTGCCGCCGCTCTCGCCGATCACCTCGGCGGCGTCGGCCGGCAAGATCGGGATCGACGGCGAGATGCCGGACGTCAAGAGCCTGCGCATTCCGGTCAAGTACCTCGCGAACCTGCTCACCGCGGGCAAGGAACAGCCGATCGTCACCGGGCTGGAGCGGATGCTCGCGATGCGGGCCTATATGCGGGCCAAGACCATCGACGGCGTCATCGACGAAAAGCTGGCACGGGACGTCGGCCTGTCCGCCGCGCAAGTCGAGGAGATGTACCGGATCATGGCGATCGCGAATTACGAGGATCGCTTCGTCATCCCGACCAACCATCGCGAGATGGGGATCGAGGACGCCTATGATCTGCGCGGCTCCTGCGGCTTCTCCTTCGGCAATGGCTGCGCCGGCGGCACGAGCGG